One part of the Candidatus Krumholzibacteriia bacterium genome encodes these proteins:
- the kdsA gene encoding 3-deoxy-8-phosphooctulonate synthase has product MPVSASIGSYRVGGGNKPLLIAGPCVIESAELALSLAESISKLPSAAEFQFVFKASYLKDNRSAGDSFRGPGIYEGLRVLENVRARVGVPVLSDVHTAAEVPAAAAVLDVVQIPAFLCRQTSLLEAAGACGKPVNVKKGQFMAPEDMVNVVKKLHAAGADDVLLTERGSTFGYHDLVVDFRGFARMRAAGAPVIFDVTHSLQRPGGLGNKSGGEPALAAMMARAAAAVPVDGFFIETHPDPSRALSDAASMLPFDQLDGLLAQVARIVAASRGLDGN; this is encoded by the coding sequence GTGCCGGTCTCCGCATCCATCGGGTCGTATCGCGTCGGCGGAGGCAACAAGCCCCTGCTGATCGCGGGGCCGTGCGTCATCGAGTCCGCCGAGCTCGCGCTCTCCCTGGCCGAATCCATCTCGAAGCTCCCGTCCGCCGCCGAGTTCCAGTTCGTGTTCAAGGCGAGCTACCTCAAGGACAACCGCAGCGCGGGGGACAGTTTCCGCGGTCCCGGCATCTACGAGGGCCTGCGCGTGCTGGAGAACGTTCGCGCGCGCGTCGGGGTGCCGGTGCTTTCCGACGTGCATACCGCCGCCGAGGTGCCGGCCGCCGCGGCGGTGCTGGACGTGGTGCAGATCCCCGCTTTTCTGTGCCGGCAGACCAGCCTGCTGGAGGCGGCGGGTGCGTGCGGCAAGCCGGTGAACGTCAAGAAGGGGCAGTTCATGGCCCCCGAGGACATGGTCAACGTGGTCAAGAAGCTCCACGCCGCCGGCGCCGACGACGTGCTGTTGACCGAGCGCGGGTCGACCTTCGGCTATCACGACCTGGTGGTCGACTTTCGCGGCTTCGCGCGCATGCGCGCCGCGGGAGCACCGGTGATCTTCGACGTCACGCACAGCCTGCAGCGGCCGGGTGGCCTGGGAAACAAGTCCGGCGGCGAACCGGCGCTCGCCGCCATGATGGCGCGAGCCGCGGCGGCGGTTCCGGTGGACGGCTTCTTCATCGAGACGCATCCCGACCCGTCGCGGGCACTCTCGGACGCGGCGTCGATGCTGCCGTTCGATCAGCTGGACGGTTTGCTCGCGCAGGTGGCACGCATCGTGGCCGCGTCGCGCGGTCTGGACGGCAACTAG